In Polyodon spathula isolate WHYD16114869_AA chromosome 11, ASM1765450v1, whole genome shotgun sequence, one genomic interval encodes:
- the LOC121323712 gene encoding chordin-like isoform X1, producing the protein MKTYILVAVLLLNFEWLGSGQASRLKSAALPIQPELEPQPSKGMSGCSFGGKFYAPEDTWHPDLGEPFGVMHCVVCHCESQRNRRGKVFGKVSCKNIKHDCPEPPCSNPVLLPGHCCRSCPKVQSRVPDKKVDHIFDGFEYFQEKDDDLHKTYNDRSYLSSEDISQDDSRTDFVALLTAAADSWKSTSSGVARARFTLSRSSLVFSITFKRIGRPSRVKFIDRDGNIVFEYFVPRTASPGSNMICGIWSNLQKLHMRLLKSEQLHVTLLTTANQEEEIHGKLIKHRALFAETFSSIITSDAEHAGMGGIAMLTLSDVENNLHFILMFEGLLERREKERSIVPIRVELLYHHHVLREIRANVTSHDPDFAEVLTNLNNREMFWLSRGQLEIALATEGKNPRRISGYITGKKSCDTLQSVLSSGDALTPTKTGAVGSAMLTLHDNGTLEYQIQVAGVASKVTGVTIETKPRRRSRRNVLFDMTADYSEGHVVGTWERLNARDIHMLLQNELFLNVATSEYEEGELRGQISSLLYSGLQARLQELPVPLAGQFVSPPVRTSAAGHVWVSVDENCHLHYEIVVSGLRKSDDVTLDAHLHGFAEIGELDDSSREHKRLLKGFYGSQTNGVLKDLSMELLHQLDKGNAFIQVSTKVNPRGEIRGRVHVPNSCESGPASQIDDAHFDFIPFEEVKLDPEEIKKDPSSCFFEGQFCAHGSRWAPDYDKKCTVCTCKKRTVICDPIICPVLDCANVVHLEDRCCPVCEEKKQEKYVKQTEKSSDQMDGCYFEGDRKMHLPGTTWHPFVPPFGYIKCAVCTCKGATGEVHCEKVNCPLLTCNNPVRRSPSDCCKECPAEEKASIDLTEMMQADGPRACKFGKNWYLSNESWHPEVPPFGEMKCITCWCDDGITKCQREQCPLLTCSKITRRENKCCPECKADAYNVEEVEQLKEEEEKKQNWGY; encoded by the exons TCGGGACAAGCTTCTCGGCTCAAATCTGCTGCGTTGCCAATTCAACCAGAGTTGGAGCCTCAACCGTCGAAAGGAATGTCAG GCTGTTCATTCGGAGGAAAGTTTTACGCACCTGAAGACACTTGGCACCCTGACCTAGGAGAGCCGTTTGGGGTGATGCACTGCGTGGTGTGTCACTGTGAATCG caAAGGAATCGCCGTGGAAAGGTGTTTGGAAAGGTGAGCTGTAAGAACATCAAACACGACTGCCCCGAACCACCCTGCAGCAACCCTGTTCTATTACCCGGGCATTGCTGCAGGTCCTGCCCCAAAG tCCAGTCTCGTGTTCCAGATAAGAAAGTAGACCACATTTTCGACGGGTTCGAATATTTCCAGGAGAAAGATGACGATCTACACAAAACTTACAACGACCGCTCTTACCTCAGCTCCGAAGACATCTCCCAGGATGACAGCAGAACAG atTTTGTGGCGCtgctcactgctgctgctgactcTTGGAAGTCCACCTCCAGCGGAGTTGCCCGTGCCCGCTTCACTCTTTCTAGATCCAGCCTGGTTTTCTCCATCACATTCAAAAG AATCGGGCGCCCCAGTAGAGTTAAATTCATAGACAGAGATGGAAATATTGTATTTGAGTACTTTGTGCCAAGGACTGCATCTCCAGGAAGCAATATG ATCTGTGGCATCTGGAGCAATCTTCAGAAGTTGCACATGAGGCTGCTGAAATCGGAACAGCTTCACGTTACCCTGCTGACCACAGCCAATCAGGAAGAAGAGATTCATGGGAAGCTCATCAAGCACCGGGCCTTGTTTGCTG AAACCTTTAGTTCCATAATAACCTCTGATGCTGAGCATGCAGGGATGGGCGGAATCGCTATGCTGACGCTGAGCGACGTGGAGAACAACCTGCACTTCATTCTGATGTTTGAGGGTCTGCTGGAGAGAAGGGAGAAAG AGCGCTCCATAGTACCCATCAGAGTTGAGCTGCTGTACCATCACCATGTGCTGAGAGAAATCCGAGCCAATGTTACCTCACAC GACCCTGACTTTGCAGAGGTGCTGACAAACCTCAATAACCGTGAGATGTTCTGGCTGTCTCGCGGCCAGCTGGAGATCGCCTTGGCAACCGAAGGGAAGAACCCCCGTCGCATTTCGGGGTACATCACCGGGAAGAAGTCCTGCGACA CTCTCCAGAGCGTGCTGTCCAGTGGAGATGCCCTGACACCCACCAAAACTGGGGCCGTGGGCTCTGCCATGCTCACCCTGCATGACAACGGAACACTGGAATACCAG ATTCAGGTGGCCGGGGTTGCCAGCAAAGTGACCGGTGTGACCATTGAGACGAAGCCGCGACGCAGGAGCCGACGCAATGTGCTGTTTGACATGACTGCTGACTACAGTGAGGGGCATGTGGTGGGGACGTGGGAACGCCTGAACGCCCGTGACATCCACATGCTGCTGCAGAATGAACTGTTCCTCAACGTGGCCACTTCTGAGTACGAGGAGGGAGAGCTCCGGGGGCAGATTAGCTCCCTGCTGTACAGCGGCCTGCAGGCCCGACTCCAAG AGCTTCCAGTCCCTCTGGCGGGTCAGTTTGTTTCTCCCCCTGTCCGCACAAGTGCGGCGGGTCACGTTTGGGTCTCGGTGGATGAGAACTGTCACCTGCACTATGAGATCGTGGTGTCTGGCCTCAGAAAATCCGACGACGTTACCCTCGATGCCCACCTACACGGCTTCGCTGAGATCGGAGAGCTGGACGACAGCAGCCGTGAGCACAAGAGACTCCTCAAGGGCTTTTACGGGTCACAG ACCAATGGTGTGCTAAAGGACCTCAGTATGGAGCTTCTCCATCAGCTGGACAAGGggaatgcctttatccaagtcaGCACCAAGGTGAACCCCAGGGGAGAGATCCGAGGAAGG GTCCATGTCCCAAACAGCTGTGAATCGGGCCCCGCCTCCCAGATCGACGACGCACATTTTGACTTCATCCCGTTCGAGGAGGTGAAGCTGGATCCTGAGGAGATCAAGAAAGACCCCAGCTCCTGCTTCTTCGAGGGCCAGTTCTGCGCACATGGCTCCCGCTGGGCCCCCGACTATGACAAGAAGTGCACGGTCTGCACTTGCAAG aagcGGACTGTGATTTGCGATCCCATCATTTGCCCTGTCCTGGATTGTGCCAATGTCGTCCATCTTGAAGACAGGTGCTGCCCAGTCTGTGAAG aaaaaaaacaagagaaatacgtcaaacaaacagaaaagtcaAGTGATCAGATGGATG GTTGCTACTTCGAGGGGGACAGGAAAATGCATCTACCTGGGACCACATGGCATCCATTTGTGCCTCCGTTCGGATACATCAAGTGTGCCGTCTGTACCTGCAAG GGAGCCACTGGAGAAGTCCACTGTGAGAAGGTGAACTGCCCTCTACTGACCTGCAACAACCCTGTCAGACGCAGTCCCTCCGACTGCTGCAAAGAATGCCCAG CTGAAGAGAAGGCTTCCATTGACCTCACAGAGATGATGCAGGCGGATGGGCCGCGGGCTTGTAAATTCGGGAAGAATTGGTACCTCAGCAACGAGAGCTGGCACCCAGAGGTTCCTCCTTTCGGAGAAATGAAGTGCATCACCTGCTGGTGCGAC GATGGCATTACCAAGTGCCAGAGAGAACAGTGCCCCCTACTAACCTGCAGCAAGATCACCAGGAGAGAGAACAAGTGCTGCCCTGAGTGCAAAG CAGATGCCTATAATGTGGAGGAAGTGGAGCAGTTGAAGGAGgaagaagaaaagaaacagaACTGGGGCTACTGA
- the LOC121323712 gene encoding chordin-like isoform X2, whose product MKTYILVAVLLLNFEWLGSGQASRLKSAALPIQPELEPQPSKGMSGCSFGGKFYAPEDTWHPDLGEPFGVMHCVVCHCESQRNRRGKVFGKVSCKNIKHDCPEPPCSNPVLLPGHCCRSCPKVQSRVPDKKVDHIFDGFEYFQEKDDDLHKTYNDRSYLSSEDISQDDSRTDFVALLTAAADSWKSTSSGVARARFTLSRSSLVFSITFKRIGRPSRVKFIDRDGNIVFEYFVPRTASPGSNMICGIWSNLQKLHMRLLKSEQLHVTLLTTANQEEEIHGKLIKHRALFAETFSSIITSDAEHAGMGGIAMLTLSDVENNLHFILMFEGLLERREKERSIVPIRVELLYHHHVLREIRANVTSHDPDFAEVLTNLNNREMFWLSRGQLEIALATEGKNPRRISGYITGKKSCDTLQSVLSSGDALTPTKTGAVGSAMLTLHDNGTLEYQIQVAGVASKVTGVTIETKPRRRSRRNVLFDMTADYSEGHVVGTWERLNARDIHMLLQNELFLNVATSEYEEGELRGQISSLLYSGLQARLQELPVPLAGQFVSPPVRTSAAGHVWVSVDENCHLHYEIVVSGLRKSDDVTLDAHLHGFAEIGELDDSSREHKRLLKGFYGSQTNGVLKDLSMELLHQLDKGNAFIQVSTKVNPRGEIRGRVHVPNSCESGPASQIDDAHFDFIPFEEVKLDPEEIKKDPSSCFFEGQFCAHGSRWAPDYDKKCTVCTCKKRTVICDPIICPVLDCANVVHLEDRCCPVCEEKKQEKYVKQTEKSSDQMDGCYFEGDRKMHLPGTTWHPFVPPFGYIKCAVCTCKGATGEVHCEKVNCPLLTCNNPVRRSPSDCCKECPAEEKASIDLTEMMQADGPRACKFGKNWYLSNESWHPEVPPFGEMKCITCWCDDGITKCQREQCPLLTCSKITRRENKCCPECKDAYNVEEVEQLKEEEEKKQNWGY is encoded by the exons TCGGGACAAGCTTCTCGGCTCAAATCTGCTGCGTTGCCAATTCAACCAGAGTTGGAGCCTCAACCGTCGAAAGGAATGTCAG GCTGTTCATTCGGAGGAAAGTTTTACGCACCTGAAGACACTTGGCACCCTGACCTAGGAGAGCCGTTTGGGGTGATGCACTGCGTGGTGTGTCACTGTGAATCG caAAGGAATCGCCGTGGAAAGGTGTTTGGAAAGGTGAGCTGTAAGAACATCAAACACGACTGCCCCGAACCACCCTGCAGCAACCCTGTTCTATTACCCGGGCATTGCTGCAGGTCCTGCCCCAAAG tCCAGTCTCGTGTTCCAGATAAGAAAGTAGACCACATTTTCGACGGGTTCGAATATTTCCAGGAGAAAGATGACGATCTACACAAAACTTACAACGACCGCTCTTACCTCAGCTCCGAAGACATCTCCCAGGATGACAGCAGAACAG atTTTGTGGCGCtgctcactgctgctgctgactcTTGGAAGTCCACCTCCAGCGGAGTTGCCCGTGCCCGCTTCACTCTTTCTAGATCCAGCCTGGTTTTCTCCATCACATTCAAAAG AATCGGGCGCCCCAGTAGAGTTAAATTCATAGACAGAGATGGAAATATTGTATTTGAGTACTTTGTGCCAAGGACTGCATCTCCAGGAAGCAATATG ATCTGTGGCATCTGGAGCAATCTTCAGAAGTTGCACATGAGGCTGCTGAAATCGGAACAGCTTCACGTTACCCTGCTGACCACAGCCAATCAGGAAGAAGAGATTCATGGGAAGCTCATCAAGCACCGGGCCTTGTTTGCTG AAACCTTTAGTTCCATAATAACCTCTGATGCTGAGCATGCAGGGATGGGCGGAATCGCTATGCTGACGCTGAGCGACGTGGAGAACAACCTGCACTTCATTCTGATGTTTGAGGGTCTGCTGGAGAGAAGGGAGAAAG AGCGCTCCATAGTACCCATCAGAGTTGAGCTGCTGTACCATCACCATGTGCTGAGAGAAATCCGAGCCAATGTTACCTCACAC GACCCTGACTTTGCAGAGGTGCTGACAAACCTCAATAACCGTGAGATGTTCTGGCTGTCTCGCGGCCAGCTGGAGATCGCCTTGGCAACCGAAGGGAAGAACCCCCGTCGCATTTCGGGGTACATCACCGGGAAGAAGTCCTGCGACA CTCTCCAGAGCGTGCTGTCCAGTGGAGATGCCCTGACACCCACCAAAACTGGGGCCGTGGGCTCTGCCATGCTCACCCTGCATGACAACGGAACACTGGAATACCAG ATTCAGGTGGCCGGGGTTGCCAGCAAAGTGACCGGTGTGACCATTGAGACGAAGCCGCGACGCAGGAGCCGACGCAATGTGCTGTTTGACATGACTGCTGACTACAGTGAGGGGCATGTGGTGGGGACGTGGGAACGCCTGAACGCCCGTGACATCCACATGCTGCTGCAGAATGAACTGTTCCTCAACGTGGCCACTTCTGAGTACGAGGAGGGAGAGCTCCGGGGGCAGATTAGCTCCCTGCTGTACAGCGGCCTGCAGGCCCGACTCCAAG AGCTTCCAGTCCCTCTGGCGGGTCAGTTTGTTTCTCCCCCTGTCCGCACAAGTGCGGCGGGTCACGTTTGGGTCTCGGTGGATGAGAACTGTCACCTGCACTATGAGATCGTGGTGTCTGGCCTCAGAAAATCCGACGACGTTACCCTCGATGCCCACCTACACGGCTTCGCTGAGATCGGAGAGCTGGACGACAGCAGCCGTGAGCACAAGAGACTCCTCAAGGGCTTTTACGGGTCACAG ACCAATGGTGTGCTAAAGGACCTCAGTATGGAGCTTCTCCATCAGCTGGACAAGGggaatgcctttatccaagtcaGCACCAAGGTGAACCCCAGGGGAGAGATCCGAGGAAGG GTCCATGTCCCAAACAGCTGTGAATCGGGCCCCGCCTCCCAGATCGACGACGCACATTTTGACTTCATCCCGTTCGAGGAGGTGAAGCTGGATCCTGAGGAGATCAAGAAAGACCCCAGCTCCTGCTTCTTCGAGGGCCAGTTCTGCGCACATGGCTCCCGCTGGGCCCCCGACTATGACAAGAAGTGCACGGTCTGCACTTGCAAG aagcGGACTGTGATTTGCGATCCCATCATTTGCCCTGTCCTGGATTGTGCCAATGTCGTCCATCTTGAAGACAGGTGCTGCCCAGTCTGTGAAG aaaaaaaacaagagaaatacgtcaaacaaacagaaaagtcaAGTGATCAGATGGATG GTTGCTACTTCGAGGGGGACAGGAAAATGCATCTACCTGGGACCACATGGCATCCATTTGTGCCTCCGTTCGGATACATCAAGTGTGCCGTCTGTACCTGCAAG GGAGCCACTGGAGAAGTCCACTGTGAGAAGGTGAACTGCCCTCTACTGACCTGCAACAACCCTGTCAGACGCAGTCCCTCCGACTGCTGCAAAGAATGCCCAG CTGAAGAGAAGGCTTCCATTGACCTCACAGAGATGATGCAGGCGGATGGGCCGCGGGCTTGTAAATTCGGGAAGAATTGGTACCTCAGCAACGAGAGCTGGCACCCAGAGGTTCCTCCTTTCGGAGAAATGAAGTGCATCACCTGCTGGTGCGAC GATGGCATTACCAAGTGCCAGAGAGAACAGTGCCCCCTACTAACCTGCAGCAAGATCACCAGGAGAGAGAACAAGTGCTGCCCTGAGTGCAAAG ATGCCTATAATGTGGAGGAAGTGGAGCAGTTGAAGGAGgaagaagaaaagaaacagaACTGGGGCTACTGA